One genomic window of Verrucomicrobiota bacterium includes the following:
- a CDS encoding DNA topoisomerase III, producing the protein MGKSLIIAEKPSVASDIAKALGGFAKKDDYFESDQHVISSAIGHLVELRVPEAYEVKRGKWSFAQLPVIPPEFDLAPIEKGEARLKLLTRLIKRKDVDSLINACDAGREGELIFRYIVQHAKTDKPMTRLWLQSMTPAAIREGFTALRDDRSMRPLADAAICRSESDWLVGINGTRALTAFNSKTGGFQLTTVGRVQTPTLAIIVEREERIKRFVARDYWEVHATFVAASGEYAGRWFDEKFTKDKTREADAELKPERIWNRAHAEAIRAKCAGRSGLVTEESKPSTQLSPLLYDLTSLQREANGRFGFSASATLKLAQSLYERHKVLTYPRTDSRALPEDYPATVRKTLDSMEGSAYGSFANRILEEGWVKPNKRIFNNAKVSDHFAIIPTSIAPKHLSEPEAKLYDLVAKRFLAVFFPAAEFLVTTRITRVEEEAFKTEGKVMVQAGWLAVYGRDIEGDDAPSLAPVKPNESVLAKTVEVKELQTKPPARYTEATLLTAMEGAGKLIEDEELREAMSAKGLGTPATRAAIIEGLLYEKYLLRLGRELQPTAKAFSLITLLRGLEIPELCSLELTGNWEFKLKQIEQGGLRRAEFMSEIAVMTRRIVEQARKHESDTVPGDFSELKVPCPKCGGTIKENYKKFQCQRCEFALWKIVAGRQFEIAEIEELITQRKVGPIQGFRSKMGKPFAAVIKLNPDLKPEFDFGPGSGGADGQAEAIDFSNQEPMGICPKCGAKVFEHNMSYLCEKSTGPAKSCDFRSGKIILQRPIEPDQMRKLLAGRRTDLLHKFISKKGRPFSAFLVVGEGGKVGFEFAPREPKARKTGGTPGTTAAAPAADSPA; encoded by the coding sequence ATGGGAAAATCTCTCATCATAGCGGAAAAGCCGTCCGTGGCCTCGGATATCGCCAAGGCCTTGGGGGGCTTCGCCAAGAAGGACGATTATTTCGAAAGCGACCAGCATGTGATCTCGTCCGCCATCGGTCACTTGGTGGAGTTGCGCGTTCCGGAGGCCTACGAGGTGAAGCGCGGCAAGTGGAGTTTCGCCCAACTGCCCGTCATCCCTCCCGAATTCGATCTGGCTCCCATCGAGAAAGGCGAGGCGAGGCTCAAACTCCTCACGCGCTTGATCAAGCGCAAGGACGTGGACTCCCTCATCAACGCATGCGACGCCGGGCGCGAGGGGGAGCTGATTTTCCGCTACATCGTCCAGCACGCCAAAACGGACAAGCCGATGACCCGTCTTTGGCTGCAATCCATGACCCCCGCGGCCATTCGCGAGGGGTTTACGGCTTTGCGGGACGATCGTTCCATGCGCCCCCTGGCCGATGCTGCCATCTGCCGGTCGGAATCGGACTGGCTCGTTGGCATTAATGGCACCCGCGCCCTGACCGCTTTCAACTCCAAGACGGGCGGATTTCAGTTGACCACCGTGGGTCGCGTGCAAACCCCGACCCTGGCCATTATCGTCGAGCGCGAGGAGCGGATCAAACGATTCGTCGCCCGCGATTACTGGGAAGTCCACGCCACTTTCGTCGCCGCCTCCGGAGAATATGCCGGACGCTGGTTCGACGAGAAGTTCACCAAGGACAAAACGCGGGAGGCGGACGCCGAACTCAAACCTGAGCGGATTTGGAACCGGGCCCATGCGGAAGCGATTCGCGCCAAATGCGCCGGACGCTCCGGACTGGTCACCGAGGAAAGCAAACCCAGTACGCAGCTCTCCCCGCTCCTTTATGATCTTACCAGTTTGCAGCGCGAAGCGAACGGGCGCTTCGGCTTCTCGGCTTCCGCCACTCTCAAACTGGCTCAATCGCTTTACGAGCGGCACAAGGTCCTGACCTATCCCCGCACCGACTCCCGGGCCTTGCCTGAAGACTATCCGGCAACCGTGCGCAAGACGCTCGACTCCATGGAGGGATCCGCTTACGGCTCCTTTGCGAATCGCATTTTGGAAGAGGGCTGGGTCAAGCCGAACAAGCGCATCTTCAACAACGCGAAAGTTTCGGACCATTTTGCCATCATCCCCACTTCGATCGCTCCCAAGCATTTGAGCGAACCCGAAGCCAAGCTTTACGATCTGGTGGCGAAACGGTTCCTGGCGGTGTTCTTCCCCGCCGCCGAATTCCTGGTCACCACCCGCATCACGCGGGTCGAAGAGGAAGCCTTCAAGACCGAGGGCAAGGTGATGGTGCAAGCCGGCTGGCTCGCGGTGTATGGAAGGGACATCGAAGGCGACGACGCGCCCAGTCTGGCCCCGGTCAAACCGAATGAATCCGTCCTCGCCAAGACCGTGGAAGTCAAAGAGCTGCAAACCAAGCCGCCGGCCCGTTACACGGAGGCCACGCTGCTCACGGCGATGGAGGGCGCCGGCAAGTTGATCGAGGACGAAGAGCTGCGCGAGGCGATGAGCGCGAAGGGCCTGGGCACACCGGCCACCCGGGCGGCCATTATCGAAGGACTGCTTTACGAGAAGTACCTGCTCCGCCTGGGACGAGAATTGCAACCCACAGCGAAGGCCTTTTCCTTGATCACGCTGCTGCGCGGTTTGGAAATTCCCGAGCTCTGCTCCCTAGAGCTGACCGGCAACTGGGAGTTCAAACTGAAGCAAATTGAGCAGGGCGGCCTCCGCCGCGCCGAATTCATGTCGGAAATCGCCGTCATGACGCGCCGCATCGTGGAGCAGGCCAGGAAACATGAGAGCGACACGGTTCCCGGAGATTTCAGCGAACTCAAAGTGCCGTGTCCCAAGTGCGGCGGCACCATCAAGGAGAATTACAAGAAGTTCCAGTGCCAGCGTTGCGAATTCGCACTCTGGAAAATTGTCGCGGGTCGGCAGTTCGAAATCGCGGAGATCGAAGAACTCATCACACAACGCAAGGTTGGCCCCATCCAGGGTTTCCGCAGCAAAATGGGCAAACCTTTCGCCGCCGTCATCAAACTGAATCCCGACCTCAAACCGGAATTCGATTTTGGACCGGGGTCGGGGGGAGCCGACGGCCAGGCGGAGGCGATCGATTTCTCGAACCAAGAACCGATGGGCATCTGTCCCAAGTGCGGCGCCAAGGTCTTCGAACACAACATGAGCTATCTGTGCGAGAAAAGCACCGGACCCGCCAAGAGCTGCGACTTTCGTTCCGGCAAGATCATTCTCCAGCGGCCCATTGAGCCCGACCAAATGCGCAAGCTTCTGGCCGGCCGGCGCACGGATCTGCTTCATAAATTTATTTCCAAGAAAGGGCGTCCGTTTTCCGCCTTCCTCGTGGTGGGTGAGGGAGGCAAGGTCGGATTTGAGTTCGCACCGCGCGAACCCAAGGCCCGCAAAACCGGCGGAACGCCGGGAACAACAGCGGCGGCACCTGCCGCGGACTCCCCCGCCTGA
- a CDS encoding outer membrane lipoprotein-sorting protein: MVKPSNPGWRKESFARVLLLGGLLSCTWLAAAAPDLFTAAREGLSLAARLREQRPLPEASGSLTTRRADGSLVVHDVRLKVVEHGSNRWSTVYETNPRGTAGQGTSERLEVIRESGQAIRYRLAAAPGGEGKPGPVAEVSGAQAAVAFARTDFWLSDLGLEFLAWPEQRVLRSEMRKSRSCKVLESLNPGRQGEDYARVISWVDIETGNLLRAEAYDAAGKRRKEFSVSKVGKAQGRWQVREIRIYDHRADSTTTLEFELDVPEP, encoded by the coding sequence ATCGTGAAGCCTAGCAACCCGGGTTGGAGAAAAGAATCATTCGCACGGGTTCTGCTTCTCGGCGGCCTGCTGAGCTGCACATGGCTTGCGGCCGCGGCGCCCGATCTTTTTACAGCGGCCCGTGAGGGGCTATCGCTGGCGGCGCGCCTGCGGGAGCAACGCCCGCTGCCCGAAGCTTCGGGGAGCCTGACCACGCGCCGTGCCGATGGATCCCTCGTCGTTCATGATGTCCGGCTCAAAGTCGTCGAGCATGGAAGCAACCGTTGGAGCACGGTTTACGAGACGAACCCGCGCGGGACGGCCGGCCAGGGAACCAGCGAAAGACTTGAAGTCATCCGCGAATCTGGACAAGCCATTCGTTATCGCCTCGCGGCCGCACCCGGCGGGGAAGGCAAACCCGGTCCGGTCGCGGAAGTTTCGGGAGCGCAGGCGGCGGTGGCGTTCGCGCGGACCGATTTTTGGCTCAGCGATTTGGGCTTGGAGTTCCTCGCCTGGCCCGAGCAGCGGGTGCTTCGGAGCGAGATGAGGAAGAGCCGCTCCTGCAAAGTTCTCGAAAGTTTGAATCCGGGAAGGCAGGGAGAGGATTACGCGCGAGTGATTTCCTGGGTGGATATCGAAACGGGCAACTTGCTGCGAGCGGAAGCTTACGACGCCGCGGGCAAGCGCCGGAAGGAATTCTCCGTCAGCAAAGTCGGGAAAGCCCAGGGCCGCTGGCAGGTGAGAGAAATCCGCATTTACGACCACCGGGCCGATTCCACCACGACTCTGGAGTTCGAGCTCGATGTTCCGGAGCCCTAG
- the lon gene encoding endopeptidase La gives MSTPDTEFINILDSSSSFDTAFTTKASPKSPPSELPILGLSDIVIFPGMVAPLLVESAGSIRLVDDAVAGDRFVGLVLQRKPEVQEPVPADLYIAGCLARIRKMLKFPDGTVRVMVEGLRRFRILSYVAESPYLRAKIETQKDQVEDTLELTALRRNVQQQFQEIIEHSPALPEQVKVAALNTDKPGKLTDLAAANVNLTLAERQELLELVDVKERLTRMVPWLRREVEVLHLGSKIQREVASSMSKSQRDFFLREQLRAIQRELGDADPLGSETQSFRDRLSALSLPEEARTVAQREIERMQSIPPSVAEYTVARNYVDWILGLPWGKVTEDKLDLAEAEAILNRAHHGLAKVKDRLLEFIAVVKLRQKHKGPVLCLIGPPGVGKTSLGQSVADALGRKFIRISLGGMRDEAEIRGHRRTYVGAMPGRIIQGLRRVESCNPVLLLDELDKVGADFRGDPAAALLEVLDPQQNHAFNDHYLDLPFDLSRVLFLATANWLDPVHAALRDRLEVIEIPSYTAAEKLDIALKHLLPRQLTEHGLTRQNLVMDTSALRHLVRDYTREAGVRQLEREIAAVTRKVARRIASNPSQTILRVSGKNLREWLGSPKFETGKHERAPAFGMATGLAWTPVGGEILTIEASSMPGKGDLILTGSLGEVMKESARAALSYLRSHGEAFGLKAVPFEKLDLHIHVPAGATPKDGPSAGLAIVIALASLLARRRADNTLAMTGEISLRGRVLRVGGIKEKCLAAARSGITEVILPSENRVDWEEVPEEVRRAVTPIFVKTVAEALPHALRVKKHRRQKSAEKR, from the coding sequence ATGAGTACTCCCGACACGGAGTTCATCAATATCCTCGATTCAAGCTCGAGTTTCGACACGGCCTTCACGACCAAGGCCAGTCCGAAAAGCCCGCCCTCCGAGCTGCCCATTCTGGGACTGTCGGACATCGTCATCTTCCCCGGCATGGTGGCGCCCCTGCTCGTGGAAAGCGCGGGCAGCATCCGGCTCGTCGATGACGCCGTGGCCGGGGATCGCTTTGTCGGACTGGTGTTGCAACGCAAACCCGAGGTGCAGGAACCCGTGCCGGCGGACCTCTACATCGCGGGTTGTCTCGCCCGCATTCGGAAAATGCTCAAGTTTCCGGACGGCACCGTGCGGGTCATGGTCGAGGGATTGCGCCGGTTCCGCATTCTCTCCTACGTCGCGGAATCGCCCTACTTGCGGGCGAAGATCGAGACCCAAAAGGATCAAGTAGAGGATACCCTTGAGCTCACGGCGTTGCGGCGAAACGTCCAGCAGCAGTTCCAGGAAATTATCGAGCATTCCCCGGCGCTTCCGGAGCAGGTCAAGGTCGCGGCCTTGAACACGGACAAGCCGGGCAAACTGACCGACTTGGCGGCGGCCAATGTCAATCTGACTTTGGCCGAGCGCCAGGAACTGCTGGAGCTCGTGGATGTCAAGGAACGGCTGACCCGCATGGTTCCCTGGCTCCGGCGCGAGGTTGAAGTGCTTCATCTGGGCTCGAAAATTCAACGCGAGGTCGCCTCGTCGATGTCGAAAAGCCAGCGCGATTTTTTCCTCCGCGAGCAGTTGCGCGCCATTCAACGCGAATTGGGCGACGCCGACCCGCTCGGCTCCGAAACCCAGTCCTTTCGCGACCGGCTTTCCGCCTTGTCGCTGCCCGAGGAGGCGCGCACCGTGGCCCAGCGGGAGATCGAGCGCATGCAATCCATCCCGCCCTCGGTGGCCGAATACACGGTCGCGAGAAATTACGTGGATTGGATTCTCGGTTTGCCGTGGGGAAAAGTGACGGAAGACAAGCTCGATCTGGCCGAGGCCGAAGCGATTTTGAATCGCGCTCATCACGGGCTGGCGAAAGTGAAGGACCGGTTGCTGGAGTTCATCGCCGTCGTCAAGTTGCGGCAAAAACACAAAGGTCCCGTGCTGTGTCTGATTGGCCCACCCGGCGTGGGCAAGACTTCCCTGGGACAAAGCGTGGCGGACGCTCTGGGCCGAAAGTTCATTCGTATCTCCCTGGGCGGCATGAGGGACGAGGCGGAAATCCGCGGCCACCGGCGCACCTATGTCGGAGCGATGCCCGGACGCATCATTCAGGGGCTTCGCCGGGTGGAAAGCTGCAATCCCGTCCTGCTGCTTGACGAGTTGGACAAGGTGGGTGCGGATTTTCGGGGTGACCCCGCGGCGGCACTGCTCGAAGTACTGGATCCGCAGCAGAACCACGCGTTCAACGATCACTACCTCGACCTTCCTTTTGATTTGTCGCGCGTGCTGTTCCTGGCCACGGCCAATTGGCTGGACCCCGTCCACGCGGCGTTGCGCGACCGCCTGGAGGTCATCGAGATTCCGAGCTACACCGCCGCCGAAAAACTCGACATTGCGCTGAAACATTTGCTGCCGCGGCAATTGACAGAGCACGGCCTCACGCGCCAGAACCTCGTGATGGACACCAGCGCGTTGCGCCACCTCGTCAGGGATTACACTCGAGAGGCTGGAGTTCGCCAACTGGAGCGGGAGATTGCGGCCGTGACGCGCAAAGTGGCCCGCCGCATCGCTTCCAATCCGTCCCAGACCATTCTGCGTGTCTCCGGCAAAAACCTGCGCGAATGGCTCGGATCTCCGAAGTTTGAAACCGGGAAGCACGAACGCGCGCCCGCCTTCGGTATGGCTACCGGCTTGGCCTGGACACCGGTGGGAGGTGAAATTCTTACCATCGAGGCGTCGAGCATGCCCGGCAAGGGCGATCTCATTCTCACCGGATCCCTGGGGGAAGTCATGAAGGAGAGTGCCCGGGCTGCCCTCAGCTACCTGCGAAGCCATGGTGAGGCGTTTGGCTTGAAAGCAGTGCCCTTCGAGAAGCTGGACCTGCACATCCATGTGCCGGCGGGGGCCACTCCGAAGGATGGTCCCAGCGCCGGCCTGGCGATCGTGATCGCCTTGGCCTCGCTGCTGGCGCGCCGACGGGCCGACAACACCCTGGCCATGACGGGAGAAATCAGTTTGCGGGGGAGAGTGTTGCGAGTGGGTGGGATCAAGGAGAAATGCCTCGCCGCGGCGCGCTCCGGCATCACCGAGGTCATCCTGCCTTCGGAGAACCGGGTGGACTGGGAGGAAGTTCCGGAGGAAGTGCGACGCGCCGTCACTCCGATCTTCGTCAAAACCGTCGCCGAAGCTTTGCCTCACGCATTGCGCGTCAAGAAACACCGGCGCCAAAAATCAGCGGAAAAGAGATAG
- a CDS encoding Hsp20/alpha crystallin family protein: MALHKFSSVIPFPERALASGDLETSGEETWSPNTDLYVSGEGAVITMELAGIRREDLELSADGQRLRVRGLRGDDSRPGGCNYLAMEIHYGAFEKALDLPAGYDLTQARAVYHNGILRIEVPKRPGPAGDRSITVQ; encoded by the coding sequence ATGGCTCTGCACAAGTTCTCCTCGGTCATCCCTTTTCCCGAAAGAGCGCTGGCCTCGGGCGATTTGGAAACTTCAGGAGAAGAAACCTGGTCGCCCAACACCGACCTCTACGTGAGTGGCGAGGGCGCGGTCATCACCATGGAACTGGCTGGAATCCGGCGGGAAGATTTGGAGCTTTCCGCCGATGGCCAGCGCTTGCGCGTGCGCGGCCTTCGAGGAGATGACTCCCGCCCGGGCGGTTGCAACTACCTCGCGATGGAGATTCATTACGGGGCATTTGAAAAAGCCCTCGACTTGCCGGCGGGTTACGATCTGACCCAGGCACGCGCCGTGTATCACAATGGCATCCTCCGCATCGAGGTGCCCAAACGGCCTGGCCCCGCCGGCGACCGCTCGATCACCGTTCAGTGA
- a CDS encoding OmpH family outer membrane protein has product MKPTHRLLILALAGLFASSALAQQKVAIIDLRKVFDGYYKTKEADVKLKERGQDILKLRQGMLDDFKKAQEEYNKVMEGAKDPSISSDERDKRKRSAEAKLEEIREIEANIRKYDVQAQDQFVQQNKRMREKIIQEIKEVVDAKAKIEGYALVLDTASESRNETPVVVFNSGQYDITQDVLKKLNENAPPPSAAAKPEEKKEGETKTK; this is encoded by the coding sequence ATGAAACCAACTCATCGCTTGTTGATCCTCGCCCTTGCCGGCTTGTTCGCCAGTTCCGCCCTCGCGCAACAAAAAGTCGCCATCATCGATCTGCGCAAAGTCTTCGACGGCTATTACAAGACCAAGGAAGCCGACGTCAAACTGAAGGAGCGCGGCCAGGATATCCTCAAACTCCGCCAGGGCATGCTTGATGATTTCAAGAAGGCCCAGGAAGAATACAACAAGGTCATGGAAGGCGCGAAGGATCCTTCCATTTCCTCCGACGAACGCGACAAGCGCAAACGCTCCGCGGAAGCCAAGTTGGAGGAGATCCGGGAGATCGAGGCCAATATCCGCAAGTACGACGTGCAGGCCCAGGATCAATTTGTGCAACAGAACAAGCGGATGCGCGAAAAAATCATCCAGGAGATCAAGGAAGTGGTGGATGCCAAGGCCAAGATTGAAGGATACGCGCTCGTTCTGGACACCGCCTCCGAAAGCCGCAATGAAACTCCCGTCGTCGTCTTTAACAGCGGACAATACGACATCACCCAGGACGTCTTGAAGAAGCTCAACGAAAACGCGCCGCCTCCCTCAGCCGCCGCCAAACCCGAGGAGAAAAAGGAAGGCGAAACGAAGACCAAGTAA
- a CDS encoding High-affinity nickel transporter, with protein sequence MREARSDLSSHRANPRPAKPAERREQQRRHLPRTPPPEAVILALLTGLSAGAYHVLAGPDHLAAVAPLAASSRVQTWRLGLRWGAGHAGGVALVGLAALFVREWVAVENLSDVSERLVGVLLIALGLWGLRQAWKKRLHGHRHDHDGRRHWHVHLHGQADRHHVHDENTPHQHTHTALAVGTLHGLAGGSHFLAVLPAMAFRSTAEAMAYLLAYGLGTATTMAGFAAVIGWTFQGAARRSALLYRRGMAACSVATLMTGAYWLLI encoded by the coding sequence GTGAGGGAGGCAAGGTCGGATTTGAGTTCGCACCGCGCGAACCCAAGGCCCGCAAAACCGGCGGAACGCCGGGAACAACAGCGGCGGCACCTGCCGCGGACTCCCCCGCCTGAAGCTGTGATCCTTGCTCTCCTCACCGGTCTCTCCGCGGGCGCGTATCACGTACTGGCGGGTCCGGATCACCTGGCCGCTGTGGCTCCCCTGGCGGCATCATCTCGAGTGCAAACGTGGCGGCTGGGATTGCGGTGGGGCGCGGGACACGCCGGAGGGGTGGCTTTGGTGGGACTCGCGGCGCTGTTTGTCCGCGAATGGGTGGCGGTTGAGAACCTCTCGGACGTCAGTGAAAGGTTGGTGGGCGTGCTGCTGATCGCCCTTGGTTTGTGGGGACTCCGCCAAGCCTGGAAGAAGCGCCTGCACGGGCACCGCCACGATCACGACGGACGACGCCACTGGCACGTGCACCTCCACGGCCAGGCCGATCGCCACCATGTCCATGACGAGAACACGCCGCATCAGCACACGCATACCGCGCTGGCCGTGGGCACGCTGCATGGCCTGGCCGGTGGCTCGCATTTCCTGGCCGTGCTCCCGGCGATGGCCTTTCGTTCCACCGCGGAAGCCATGGCCTACTTGTTGGCCTATGGTTTGGGCACCGCCACCACCATGGCCGGGTTCGCCGCCGTGATTGGATGGACCTTTCAGGGCGCCGCGCGGAGAAGCGCCCTCCTTTACCGGCGTGGCATGGCGGCCTGCTCCGTCGCCACGTTGATGACCGGCGCGTACTGGCTGCTCATTTGA
- a CDS encoding sigma-70 family RNA polymerase sigma factor, whose product MKLFNEIEHGDGPREVRDGFSQYMEAVGKVALLSPSDEIELGGKIQKGDDSAREKMICANLRLVIKIAREYENLGLPLLDLINEGNVGLMRAVDRFDPTKGVRFSTYGAWWIRQSVRRAVTNQSKTIRLPIYVVDRLGQMTRVAAKLKELLGREPADEEVATEMGISLRRVTRLRKASINTTSLDAPVGPDRTLTWAEWLKDENSVSPSHLADTSAEMRRLSNLLTRLPPRESFILKLRYGLDDGQEQTLEEIAGRMGVTRERIRQLQNTALRKLRKMYEKPSRATA is encoded by the coding sequence ATGAAGCTCTTCAATGAAATCGAACATGGCGATGGACCTCGAGAGGTTCGGGATGGTTTCTCTCAGTACATGGAGGCGGTGGGGAAGGTAGCTTTGTTGTCCCCTTCCGATGAAATCGAGCTGGGTGGTAAGATTCAAAAGGGAGATGACAGCGCACGCGAGAAGATGATCTGTGCCAACCTTCGCTTGGTTATCAAAATCGCGCGCGAGTACGAAAACCTCGGCCTCCCTCTTCTCGACCTCATCAATGAAGGAAATGTTGGTCTCATGAGGGCGGTGGACCGTTTCGATCCCACCAAAGGGGTGCGATTCAGCACCTACGGGGCGTGGTGGATTCGCCAGAGCGTCAGGCGCGCCGTGACAAACCAATCGAAAACTATCCGTCTCCCCATCTATGTCGTCGATCGCCTGGGTCAGATGACCCGCGTGGCGGCCAAATTGAAGGAACTGCTAGGCCGGGAGCCTGCCGACGAGGAGGTGGCCACGGAAATGGGCATCAGCCTGAGGCGGGTCACACGTCTGCGGAAGGCTTCCATCAACACGACTTCGCTCGACGCGCCTGTCGGCCCGGATCGAACGTTAACCTGGGCCGAATGGCTCAAAGATGAGAACTCCGTCTCGCCCAGCCACTTGGCCGACACCAGCGCCGAGATGAGACGCCTTTCCAACCTTCTAACGAGACTCCCGCCGCGCGAATCGTTCATCCTGAAATTGCGTTACGGACTCGACGACGGCCAGGAACAGACTTTGGAGGAGATCGCCGGGCGCATGGGCGTGACTCGCGAGCGCATCCGCCAATTGCAAAACACCGCCTTGCGAAAACTTCGAAAAATGTACGAAAAACCATCCCGTGCCACGGCTTGA
- a CDS encoding KpsF/GutQ family sugar-phosphate isomerase has translation MTHLPRAKEVFRIELAGIRAVAQHLDGTFDRAIEAMTETLERRGKIVLVGVGKSGSIGKKIAATLTSTGAPAVTLDPVDALHGDLGLLGEGDLVLALSYSGETEELLNLLPALKRLSITLIALTGNPRGTLARHSQIVLNTRVPREACPFNLAPTASSTATLVLGDALAMALLQARGFRKQDFAHRHPSGTLGRSLLEKVKDIMRQGERHAVCPESTPVKTALLKMTQAKSGVVCAIDRRGRLSGVFTDGDLRRLMARPHHSLDAPLRTVMTRHPVHVREEALAAEAVAIFNRRKIDDLVVVNRKGEPVGHIDSQDLARLNL, from the coding sequence GTGACGCATCTTCCGCGCGCCAAAGAAGTTTTCCGGATCGAACTGGCGGGTATACGGGCGGTGGCTCAACACCTCGACGGCACCTTCGACCGCGCCATCGAGGCCATGACGGAGACGCTGGAGCGCCGCGGCAAAATCGTTCTCGTTGGCGTCGGCAAGTCGGGGTCCATCGGCAAGAAAATCGCCGCCACCTTGACCAGCACCGGAGCGCCCGCGGTGACGCTCGATCCCGTTGATGCCCTTCATGGAGATCTGGGGTTGCTCGGAGAGGGCGATCTCGTTCTGGCGCTGAGCTACTCGGGGGAAACGGAGGAATTGCTCAACCTGCTTCCCGCGCTGAAGCGGCTTTCGATCACGCTGATTGCCTTGACCGGCAATCCGCGCGGCACTCTGGCCCGGCATAGCCAGATCGTGCTGAACACCCGGGTGCCTCGCGAAGCTTGCCCTTTCAACCTCGCGCCCACCGCCAGCAGCACCGCGACCTTGGTCCTGGGCGACGCCTTGGCCATGGCCTTGCTGCAAGCGCGCGGATTTCGCAAACAAGACTTCGCGCATCGCCATCCTTCCGGCACCTTGGGGCGTTCTCTTCTGGAAAAGGTGAAGGACATCATGCGCCAGGGCGAAAGGCACGCCGTGTGCCCGGAATCCACACCCGTAAAAACGGCCTTGTTGAAAATGACCCAGGCCAAGAGCGGCGTGGTGTGCGCGATCGACCGGCGGGGGCGCCTCTCCGGCGTCTTTACCGATGGCGATTTGCGCCGCTTGATGGCCCGGCCCCATCACTCGCTCGACGCCCCCTTGCGGACCGTGATGACCCGGCACCCCGTGCATGTCAGAGAAGAGGCGCTGGCAGCCGAAGCCGTCGCCATCTTCAACCGACGCAAGATTGACGACCTGGTGGTGGTGAACCGAAAGGGCGAACCCGTCGGACACATCGATTCCCAGGATCTCGCCCGCTTGAATCTCTAG
- a CDS encoding pyridoxamine 5'-phosphate oxidase family protein, whose translation MSKRLEAISDELAEWIAQQKIFFVASAPLSAQGHVNCSPEGGDSFRILGPHSAAYTDYTGSGAETAAHLMENGRITIMFCSFTGPPRIVRLHGCGKAVLPCDPAFASLAGAFPSHPGIRAIIRIGVERVSTSCGYAVPFFDHQGPRKTLEDWAGAKGEAGLQAYRAEKNRISLDGLPSLAHEAPGGNLPLTS comes from the coding sequence ATGAGCAAGCGCCTTGAGGCTATTTCGGACGAACTCGCGGAGTGGATCGCCCAACAAAAAATATTCTTTGTCGCCAGCGCCCCGCTTTCCGCCCAGGGCCACGTGAATTGTTCTCCCGAGGGGGGTGACAGTTTCAGGATCCTGGGGCCGCACTCCGCCGCCTACACCGACTACACGGGCAGCGGGGCCGAGACGGCGGCGCATCTCATGGAAAACGGGCGCATCACGATCATGTTCTGCTCCTTCACTGGACCGCCGCGCATTGTGAGACTGCACGGTTGCGGGAAAGCCGTCCTGCCGTGCGATCCCGCGTTCGCCTCCCTTGCCGGCGCTTTTCCCTCCCACCCCGGAATCAGAGCCATCATCCGGATCGGCGTGGAACGGGTTTCCACTTCGTGCGGATACGCGGTCCCGTTTTTCGATCATCAAGGCCCGCGGAAGACACTGGAAGACTGGGCTGGCGCGAAAGGTGAAGCCGGACTTCAAGCCTACCGGGCCGAGAAAAACCGGATCAGTCTCGACGGACTTCCCTCCCTGGCGCATGAAGCCCCGGGCGGAAATCTTCCCCTCACGTCATGA